A stretch of the Corylus avellana chromosome ca6, CavTom2PMs-1.0 genome encodes the following:
- the LOC132185502 gene encoding disease resistance protein RUN1-like, which produces MKVQRWKKALTKATNLSRKHLENRNESLFIHEIIEWVNSILVNKTYFQVAKYLVGIKSRVQDVKSLLDIEKNDRTCTLGIFGTGGIGKTTITKAIYNSIATQFECSFFLENVRETSGQKDGLIHLQNKLLSKILGGLSQMVDNVDQGITLIEQRLCLKKILLILKDVDHSDQLEKIVGKGDWFGLGSRIIITTRDKHLLTKHQVLAYEVKELDHYKSLQLFSWHAFNRDRPNDDYVEVTEDAVCYAGGLPLALTVLGSTLKGRDILYWKKYVTKVLDSRGFHSYSGIKELKDKCLITQSCGSLVMHDLVREMGREIVRQESPKEPGKRSRLWFHEDVRDVLEKNTGTNQVEGILIDLPEADLIHLSSKAFKKMKMFRLFISHNAHYYEEPDFLSNELRLLDWPGYSRESLPSNFRGKNLVVLRISHSLLKKLEGVEV; this is translated from the exons ATGAAGGTGCAAAGGTGGAAGAAAGCCCTAACAAAAGCAACTAATTTGTCAAGGAAGCATTTGGAAAACAG GAATGAATCTCTATTTATTCATGAAATCATTGAATGGGTGAATTCGATATTAGTAAACAAAACATACTTTCAAGTTGCTAAGTATCTAGTTGGAATAAAGTCTCGTGTACAAGATGTGAAGTCGCTTTTAGATATAGAGAAAAATGACCGTACATGCACACTAGGGATCTTTGGAACtggtggaattggtaagacaactatcACCAAAGCTATCTACAACTCAATTGCTACTCAGTTTGAATGTagtttttttcttgaaaatgttaGAGAAACTTCCGGCCAAAAGGACGGTCTAATCcatttgcaaaataaacttctttctaaAATCCTAGGAGGTTTAAGTCAAATGGTTGACaatgttgatcaaggaattacttTGATAGAACAGAGACTTTgcctaaaaaaaatacttctaaTTCTTAAAGACGTGGATCATTCAGACCAATTAGAAAAGATTGTTGGAAAAGGCGATTGGTTTGGcttaggaagtagaatcatcataacaacaagagataaacaTTTACTAACTAAGCATCAAGTTTTAGCCTACGAGGTAAAGGAATTGGATCACTACAAATCTCTTCagctctttagttggcatgccttcAATAGGGACAGACCTAATGATGATTATGTAGAAGTCACAGAAGATGCAGTATGTTATGCTGGAGGATTGCCGCTAGCTTTAACAGTGCTAGGATCGACTTTAAAAGGAAGAGATATACTTTATTGGAAAA AATATGTCACAAAAGTACTAGATAGTCGTGGTTTTCACTCATATAGCGGCATCAAAGAGCTAAAGGATAAGTGCTTGATAACTCAATCTTGTGGATCATTGGTGATGCATGACTTGGTGCGagaaatgggtagagaaattgttcgacaagaatcacccAAGGAACCTGGCAAGCGCAGTagattgtggtttcatgaagatgtCCGTGATGTCCTAGAAAAAAATACG gGAACAAACCAAGTTGAGGGCATACTGATAGATTTGCCTGAAGCAGACTTGATACACTTAAGTTCCAAAGCTttcaagaagatgaaaatgTTCAGACTCTTTATAAGCCATAATGCACACTATTATGAGGAGCctgattttctctctaatgaGTTAAGATTGCTTGATTGGCCCGGATATTCTCGAGAATCTTTGCCATCCAATTTTCGTGGAAAGAACCTTGTTGTTTTAAGAATATCTCATAGCCTCCTCAAGAAATTGGAAGGAGTTGAGGTAtag
- the LOC132184537 gene encoding uncharacterized protein LOC132184537 — protein MLVTRKSFIFNSPTSYPFVRRNGRKFGISMAKKKDLSDNSRTQQETIFPLKISNPILARSVVALLGLGFIDAGYSGDWSRIGVISKETEDLLKLAAFAVAPLCIFLIFFFFQGTRSLIFFF, from the exons ATGCTGGTCACAAGAAAGAGCTTTATCTTCAACAGCCCGACTTCTTATCCGTTTGTGAGGAGAAATGGCAGAAAATTTGGAATCTCAATGGCTAAGAAGAAAGATTTGTCTGATAATTCCAGAACCCAGCAAGAAACCATTTTCCCACTGAAAATCTCCAACCCAATTCTTGCTCGCTCTGTTGTGGCCCTGCTTGGTCTTGGATTCATCGATGCTGG GTACAGTGGAGACTGGTCAAGGATTGGAGTGATATCAAAGGAGACTGAGGACTTGCTAAAGCTTGCAGCTTTTGCAGTTGCTCCTCTGTgtatctttctcatttttttctttttccaggGAACCagaagcttgattttttttttttag
- the LOC132185503 gene encoding SUMO-conjugating enzyme SCE1-like produces MPRVLAIVAVHVVGRLCLCTVAWPLSVCGRKRLRWQTLAQLWPYSGPWTDWEGGYFPLTIQFSEDYPRRPPKCKFPRGFFHPNVYPSGSACLSILNEESGWEPSITVKKILEVIQDFLDQPNPADPAQPDGGQLFIQERTEYRRRVRQQAKQFPLPV; encoded by the exons ATGCCACGt GTTTTGGCGATTGTGGCTGTGCACGTGGTCGGGCGATTGTGTCTGTGCACAGTGGCTTGGCCACTGTCGGTGTGCGGACGAAAGCGACTGCGGTGGCAGACCTTGGCCCAACTCTGGCCCTACTCTGGCCCTTGG ACTGATTGGGAAGGGGGCTACTTTCCTCTTACCATCCAATTCAGTGAAGACTACCCTAGGAGGCCCCCAAAGTGCAAGTTTCCACGAGGTTTCTTCCACCCAAATGTCTACCCCTCTGGAAGTGCGTGTTTGTCAATCCTCAATGAGGAGAGT GGGTGGGAACCAAGCATTActgtaaaaaaaattctagaggTCATTCAGGATTTTCTGGACCAACCCAACCCTGCTGATCCAGCACAGCCCGATGGCGGCCAGCTCTTCATCCAG GAACGAACTGAGTACAGAAGAAGGGTGCGGCAGCAGGCCAAGCAGTTTCCCCTTCCAGTCTAG